GAATCGCCGTCCCGTGTCCTCACCGGGCCGATTCGCCGAACGTCCGGGCCTCCTCGACGGCCGCGGCCAGCTCACCCTCGGCGGTCGCCGCGTCCCCGGACGCACCGCGGCGGACCAGTGCTTCGGCGTGGCGGCGCCGGGAGAACACCACGGCCGGCCAGTGGGCCAGCGCCAGGTTGTGCCGGACCGCTGCCCGCAGGTGCGCCACCGCCCGGTCGAGGTCGCCGGTCGTCAGGGCGGCTGTGCCCAGCGGGTAGTGGACCGAGCCGAAGCACGCGATGGCGAGGCTCGCCATCGCCGGCAGGTGGCCGAACGGGCGGAGCAGCCCGGAAACCCGCGCCGCCGTTTCCGTGTCGTCCAGCAGGTAAGCGGTTTCGGTCGCGCCGCACAGCGAAATCAGCCACGTGCTCGACCGCGGCAGCGCGCCCAGGTCGTCGCCGCACAGGCGCGCCAGGGCGCCCGCGGCGGTCCGGCGGTCACCGGCCGCGGCGGCCGCCACCGCCAGCGCCGCGTAGTAGGAGTTGTCGATCGGGCTGAGGGTGGGGGAGTGCATCAGCCCGTCCAGCACCGGCACCAGTTCGCCGAGCCGGCCCTGGAACCACCGGATCGCCACCAGCTGCGCGCCGTACCAGCCGAGCGCGTCCAGGTCGCCGGCCGCCTGGCCGAGCTCCGCGCAGGCCTGGGCGCCCTGCTCGGCTTCGCGGAAGCGGCCCGCGCGGATGGCCAGCATGACCCGCACCGCGTCGGCGACGAACCCCGCGGCCAGGTGCTTGCGCGCCGCCAGGAGGTCTTCGAGCTCGCCGAGCCGCCGCTGGGCGTGCGGGTCGCCGGCGAGGAACAGGTCGACGGTCTCCCACAGCACGCCCATCACGAGGTCGGTGCGCCGCCCGGACCGGCCGCTCACCCCGACCAGCTCGGTGGCCAGCTCGTGCCGCCGGGCCGGGTGGTCCGGGCCGAGCAGGCAGTGGTGGGCCAGGCTCAGCGCTTCGGCGTGCGCGACCGGGTCGCCGGCGTCCCGCGTCTCCTCGACCGCGGCCAGGATCCGGTCGTGCGTGACGGCTCGGTAGTCCTCCTCGCCCGCGAGCCGCGTCCGCAGCCGGCGGGCGAGCGTCGAGGCCGGGTCCACCTCCGCCAGCGCGTGCCGCAGGCGGGTCAGCAGCAGTTCCGACGCGGCGGCCGTCCGGTGTTCGTGCACCCACACCCCGCCCAGGCCGAGCGCCGCGCGGGCGAGCGCGTCGGCGTCCCCGGCCCGCTCGGCGCGGCGGTAGGCGGTCTCGAAGTGCTCGCGGCCGGTTCGCAGGTCGCCGTCCTCCAGCAGGGCGTGCTCGCCGGCGGCCAGTGCGTCGTCCGGGGCGGTCACCACGGTCGCGGGCCGGGCCGGGAGCAGCCCCGGGTCGTGGGCGAGCACCTGCCGGTGCACCTGGGCCAGCACCGGCGACGGCTCCACGCCGGACGCGGTGATCAGGCCGTGCCGGGCCCGGCGGAACGCCTCCAGCGCGTCCCCCTGGCGTCCGGCGCGGTAGAGCGCGGTCATCAGCTGCGCCCACAGCCGTTCGTGGCCGGGGAAGGCGGCGGTCAGCGCCTCGAGTTCCGCGATCAGGCCGGTGTCCTCGCCGGTGGCCAGGTCGGCGTCGATCCGGTCCTGGACGGCGTTGTGGCGCAACCGTTCCAGCCGCATCCCTTCGGCCTTCAGGGTTTCCACGCCGTCGAACTCTTCGTACGCGTTTCCGCGCCACAGCGCCAACGCGGCGCCCAGGTGTTCGCGCGCGACACCGGGCTCGCCGGCCGCGAGCGCGCGCCGTCCCTCCCCGGCGAGCTGCTCGAACCGCGCCGCGTCCAGGGCCTCCGGTGCCAGGCGCAGGACGTACCCCGGCGAGCGGGTCAGGATCAGGCCGGGATCCACCGAGCCGCGCAGCCGCGAAAGGTACGTGCGCACGGTCCGGTCGGCGTGGTCGGGCAGCCGCTCACCCCACAGCGCGCGGCCGAGCGCGGTGACGCTGACGACGCGGCCCGCTTCCGCCGCGAGCACGGCGAGGAGGGTCCGCAGGCGCGGCCCGCCGACGTCCTGTGGTGCTCCGCCGATCCGGACCTCGAACGGACCCAGCACTCCGAGGTCCACCCCGCCGGTGGTGTTCCCGACCATCCCCGCCCCTCCGCCGCGGGCGCCTCCGCGCTCAGGCCTACAGGAGCGCGGTGGGCCGCCCGAGATACGTCGACAGGAAGGAAAGCCGCGTCGGCTCGGTGTCGACGGCCCGCCGGCGGGCGCTGCCGGATGCCGCGTCGCGCACGGGGGCCCGCGGTTGTCCGGGAGGACGCCCGCGAGACGCAAGATTCGGGCCCGGGCAAGGGTTTTCGCCGCCGCCGCGGCGGACGGCACGGCCGGGGCGCCCTTCCCGCGGCTATGCCGGGAGGCCGGGGCCCAGGGCGGTTCCGGGCGGTTCGCCACCGGGCTCCTTGAGCTCGATGAAGAAGGCGTGCGTGGGCGTGGCACCGACGTTCTCGCCGGAGTGTTCCTGCGCCGCCACCCAGCGCGCCTCGCCGGCGGTCAGGTCGACACGCACCTCGCGGCCCCCGGCGGAGATGCGTCGGCTGAACGCGGTGAGCGTGACCATGACGGTGTCGGGGTGCCGGTGCGGCGCCGTCCGGTCGCCGGGCCGGTCGCGGTATTCGAGGATCCGCACCCGCTCGTTTTCGAGGACCACCCGGTACAGCTCGGGGTTCGTTTCGGCCGGATCACCGGTCATGGCCGCCTCCTTCGTGGGACCTGAGTACCATGATGGCATGGAAGTGCCATATGAGTCCACGGGTCGCCGGCGGCAGAAGGGGCGGACGCGGGCGGCGCTGGTCGAGGCGGCCCACGAACTGCTGGCCCGCGGAGGGGCGCCGACGGTGGAGGAAGCCGCCTCGGCGGCCGGGATCTCCCGCACCACGGCGTACCGGTACTTCCCCAACCAGCGCGCGTTGCTGCTGGCGGCGTACCCCGAGATCGAGGACGGCGCGGGCCTGCTCCCCGCCGACGCGCCCGCCGACCCCGCCGCGCGCCTGGAGCTGGTGATGCGGGAGTTCCTCCGGTTCACCGTGCGCTGGGAGCCGCAGTTGCGGGCCCAGCTGCGGCTTTCGCTGGAGCCGGGCGCGGAGCAGCCGGCGTTGCGGGGCGGCCGGGCGATCCGCTGGATCGAGGAGGCGCTGGCCCCGCTCGCCGAGACGCATCCGCGGGTCGACGTGCACGGTCTCGCGGTCGCGATCCGCTCGGCGACGGGGATCGAGTCGCTGGTGTGGCTGACCGACATCGGCGGGCTGGACCGCGACCGGGCGACGGAGGTCCTGGCGGCCTCGGCCCGGGCGATCCTGCGAGCGGCGCTCGACCCGCGATGAATCCCCCAGGGTGAAGGGCTACGTGATCGGCACCGTGGCGACGCAGGAAGTCGTGCCGTTGTCGAACGTCGTGGACGCCGTGCCCCGCGCGGTGGCCGGGATCGCGAGCCCGGCCGGCAGCGTCTCGGTGTGCGTGCCGTTCGTGGCCGGGCTGACGCGCGAGTAGACCGCGTGCGTGCCCAGCCCGTCGCGGTAGGAGATCCTCAGCGACTCGGTGCCCACGTCGCCGATGTAGGGCCCTGCCGTGGTGATCGCGCCGAGCGGGTGGTGGTAGCCGCCGGAGGTGTCGTACCGCAGGGTGAACGTCCCGCCGAACTCCCCGGCGTGGCAGGTGCTCGTGACCTGCTTGACGGTCGCCGCCTGGGCCGGCGCCGCCAGTGCCGTGGCCAGCATCGCGACCAGTCCGGCTCGCACCACTGTCTTCATCTGATCCTCGCTCTCGGTCCGTGCCATCCTGCCGGATCCCGCTTCCGTCCCGCTTCCCTCAAGGGGTGGTGCGGACGAGCAGGACCGGGCACGCCGCGTGGTGCAGCAGCGCCTGGCCGGTGGAGCCGAGCAGCAGCCCGGGGAAGCCACCGCGGCCGCGGTCGCCGAGGACGACCAGCTGGGCGGCCTCGCTGCGGTCGATCAGCTCGCGCCGCGGGTGGGCGCGGACGACGACCTGCTCGACCGCGACGTCGCCGAGGTCGTGGTCGTGGAGCCGTTCGCCGAGCAGCCGCCGACCGGCCTCGGTGACGCACCGCGGGTCCGGCCGCGGCGGCGGGGCGTCCGTCCAGGCGTGCAGCACGACGAGGGGAGCGTTGCGGGCGCGGGCTTCGGCGAGCGCCGCCGCCAGCACGCGGGTTCCGGCTTCGCTGCCGTCGATGCCGGTGACGACCGGGAGCTCGCCCGCGCCGGGCTCGTCCCAGCTGTCCCCGCGGACGACGACGGTGTCGCAGTGCGCGTGCGTCCCGACCGCCGCGGCGACCGAGCCCGCGAGGAGGCTGGTGAGCCTGCCGTGCCCGGCGGAGCCGACGACGAGCAGGGCGGCCGCGCGCGACGCCCCGATCAGCGCCTGGGCCGCACGGTCCGGGTCGAGCCGGGTCGCCGCGGCCGGAACCCCTTGCGCGGCGGCCAGTTCCCGCGCGGTCCGCAGGGCCCGCCGCCCGCGGGCGCGCAGCGCGTCGACCATCTCCTCGGGTGGCGGCACGACCCCGCCCGCGAGCAGGGCCGGGACGTCGAGGGCGTGCACGATCTCCAGGGGCGCGTCCCGCAGGCAGGCGGTCCGCGCGGCCCAGCGGACGGCGTCCAGGGACTCGGCCGACCCGTCCACCCCGGTGACGATCGGCGGCGTGGCTGCAGCGGTCATCCGCCGACTCTATGCCCGCCCGAGGGTCCGGCGGGCCGACCAAGTGAGCAGGACCAGTTCCAGCGCGGCGAACCCGGCCAGCACCACGGCCCCGGACGCCACCAGCATCGCCAGCCCGATGAGCAGCACCGGCAGCACCAACCCCGCGTAGGCGGCGAGGAACAGCGCGGCCAGGACTTCGCCGCGCGTCAGGTCGTCCGCGAGTGCGGCGACGGCGGCGACCGACGCGCGGAAGCCCAGCCCGAACCCGGCTCCGGCGAGGGCACTCGCCCCGAAGAACAGCGGGAGCGACCCGGCGAACGCCGACGTCGCCAGCAGCACCAGGCCGGTGCCCATCAGCGCGTACCCCGCCCGCAGCTGCGGGCGCGTACCGAGCCGGGCCAGCCCGATCTGCGCGAGCGCGGCGCTGCCGAGCATCGTGAAGGGCGCCAGCCCGGCGAGCAGCGGGGACGGCTCGTGCAGCTCGTGCGCCAGCAGCGCCGGGGCGAGCGCCATGAACAGCCCGCTGAGGGCGAACGCGGCGAACACGCCGATCGCGGCGCCGGCGAACTCGGACCGGGCGGTCCTCGGCAGGGACAGGCGTTGGGGCCGGTACGCCGGGCGCTCCTCCCGGCGTTCGACGGTCTCCGGCACGAGGCTCACGGCGATGGCTGCCAGCAGCAGCACGACCAGGAACACCGCGAACGGCGTGTGGAGCGGCCGGCCGGCGAACCGCGCGAACAGCCCGCCCGCCAACGGTCCCAGCGCCAGGCCGCCCGCGTTGACCACGGTGGCGGCGAGGCCGGGACGCGCCCGCGGGCGCAGCTCGGACAGGTGCGCGGTGGCGGTCGCGGTGATCGCGCCGATGCCGGCGCCGCTGACCAGCCGCGCGACGATCAGGCCGGGCACCTCCGGCCAGAGCAGGAACAGCGCCGCGGAGAGCGCCTCGGCCAGCAGTCCCGCGACGAGCACGCGGCGGCGGCCCAGCCAGTCGCTGACGTGCCCGGCCAGGTACAGGCTCAGCATCACCCCGACCGCGTAGGCGGCGAACACGACCGTGACGAGGAACGCCGGGAACCCCTCCCGCTGCTGGTAAAGCGCGTACAGCGGGGTCGGGACGGTGGAGAACGCGAGTGCCGTCGCGAACGCGACCGCGACGACGCGGAAGCCCAGGCCGTGGCTCATGCGGAGCCGGGCCGGGGCGAGGGTGACGGACATCAGGACCTTCCGGTACGCCGAGGGATCTTCCGTCCTCCACGATGTCCCCGTGGACTCAGCAAGTCCAACGAAAAGTCCTGGTCCGAGTTATCGCTACCATCGATGAATGGAGACGCGTCAGCTCGAGTACTTCGTCGCCGTGGCGGAGGAACTGAGCTTCACCCGGGCCGCCCAGCGGATGTTCGCGGTCCAGTCCACCGTGTCCGCGGCCGTCCGTGCCCTGGAGACCGAACTCGGCACCCGGCTGTTCGACCGGTCCACGCGCCGGGTCGCGCTGTCGGCGGCCGGCGCGGCGTTCCTGCCCGAGGCCAAGAGCGCGATCGAGGCTCTGGAGCGCGCCCGCGCGACCGTCCAGGAGGCGTCGGAGGGCCTGCGCGGCAGCCTGCGGATCGGCACGCTGACCTCGGTCGGCGGCGTGAACCTGCCGGAGTTGCTCGGGGCGTTCCACCGGCGGTACCCCCGCGTGGACATCCACGTGACGGTGTCGCTCACCGGGTCGACCGGGCTCGCCGAAGAGGTGCGCCAGGGGCGGCTCGACGTCGCCGTGGTGGGCCTGCCCGAGTCGGACCTCGGCGGCCTGGACGTCCTGCGCGTCGACACCCGGCCGTTCGTCGTGCTGCTGCCGGGCGCCCACCCGCTGGCGGGACGCCGGTCCGTGCGGCTCGCGGACCTCGCCGGCGAGTCCTTCATCGACACGCCGCGGGGGTTCGGCAACCGCGTCGCCATGGACCGCGCCTTCGACGCGCTCGGGTCGCCGCGGCGGGTCACCGTCGAGGTCGCCGACCTGCGCACGGTGCCCGGCTACGTCGCGGCCGGGCTGGGCGTTGCGGTCGTCCCGGACACGCCCGCGCCCGCCGGGTCGGACATCGCCGTGCGGCCCCTCTCCGGTGCCGGGCTGGACTGGCCGCTCAACGTGGTCACCTCGGGCGCGAAGCCGCCGAGCCGCGCACTGCGGACGCTGCTCGACCTCATGGCCGGTGCCGCCGATATTTGAACACGTTCAAAATCTCCGGTACGGTGGCCCGGGGCGGACCGTGAAGGGGGATTCCATGAAGGTCGTGATACCCGGTGGCACCGGGCACCTGGGCCGGGTGCTGAGCCGCAGGCTGGGCGAACGCGGGGACGAGGTCGTCGTGCTCACCCGGCGCGAGACCACGCCGGAACCGGGGGTGCGCCACGTCCGCTGGGACGGGCGCTCCGCGGGGCCGTGGACGGCGGAGATCGACGGCAGCGACGTCGTGCTCAACCTGGCCGGCCGGTCGGTGAACTGCCGCTACACCCCGGCCAACCTCCGCGAGATGTGGAACTCGCGCGTCGATTCGGCGCGGGTGGTCGGGGGCGCGATCGAGCGCGCCACCCGGCCGCCGCGGGTCTGGCTGCAGATGAGCACGGCGACGATCTACGCGCACCGGTTCGACGCCCCGAACGACGAAGCCACCGGCGTGCTCGGCGGGGACGAGCCCGGCGTGCCCGGCTACTGGGCCTACAGCGTCGACCTCGCCCGGGCGTGGGAGCGCGAGCAGGAAGTCGCGACCACCCCGCGCACCCGCAAGGTGGCCCTGCGGACGGCGATGGTGATGAGCCCGGAGCCCGGCGGCGCGTTCGCGATGCTGCTGCGGCTCACCCGGCTGGGCCTGGGCGGCCCGGTCGCGGGCGGCGCGCAGTACCTGTCGTGGATCCACGAGGACGACCTGGTCCGGGCGATCGACTTCCTCGTCGCGCGGGACGACCTGAGCGGGCCGGTGAACCTGGCGGCTCCGGAACCGTTGCCGTACCGGGACTTCCTGCGGTCACTGCGCGCGGCGGCGGGTGTTCCCCTCGGCCTGCCGGCCACGCGGTGGATGGCGGAGATCGGGGCGTTCGTGCTGCGCTCGGACACCGAGCTGCTGCTGAAGAGCCGCCGGGTGGTGCCGGGCCGGATGCTGGACGCGGGGTTCGCCTTCGAGCATCCCGAGTGGCCAGCCGCGGCGGCGGACCTGCTCCGGCGTCCGGTGCGGGCGGCCGGCTGAGGTTGCGGTCGCGCCGCGACCGTCCACTGCGGACGGTCAGCTGAGCTCGTTGTTGTCCCGCAGCCTTCTCAGCATGAGGGCGAGGTGCAGCCGGAACCGGCCCGCGGGGGAGTCGACCTCGAAGCCGAGGACGGCTTCGGCACGGGCCAGCCGGGCCGGCATGGTGCTGTGGTGGCGGTGCAGCACCACCGCGGCCTTGCGGGCCGAGCCGGTCGCGCACAACGCGTCGAGCGCCGCCAGGGTGTCCTCGCCGTGGGGTTCGGCGGCGAGCCGGTCGAGCGCGCGGACGTCCGGCAGCTCGGCGACCTCCGGTCCGTCGAACTTGCCGGCCAGCGCGGCCAGGCTGCCGAGCCGTTCCCACCACACCACCGGCTCGATGGCCGAGGTGAACCGCAGTGCCGTCCGGGCGGCGGCCCAGGAGCGGGCCGCGTCGATGGCCGGCAGCTCCGGGCCGACGCCCGCCCGGCCGCCGCCGGGCAGCGGGCCGGGCGCCGCGTCGGCCAGGACGGCACGCACTCCGCCCAGCTGGGCCGAACGCCCGGCGAGCCCGTCGGCGCCGGTGGCGGCCAGCACGCGCAGCCGGGCCGCCGGGGCGATCCCCAGCAGGTGCAGGGCCCGCGAGCGTTCGGCCGTGCCGGCGTCCCCGGACAGCGCCAGCTCGACCAGCGCGGGGTCGCCGAGCTCGGGCCGGGGCACGCCGCCCTGCTCCAGCAGGATCGCGGTGGCGATGGCGAACCGTTCCAGCAGCATGTCGTCGAGCGGGATCGGCGCGCCGCCGCGCGCCACCCACACCTCGATGCCGCCCTCGAGCCGGCGGACGGCGGCTCCCGCGGGCGCCGTCCCGGGCGTGGTGACGTCCTCGCCCGGTTCCGCGCGCAGCGACATCCCCTGGCCGGGCGCGTGCACGCCGACCCGGCAGCCGGCGAGCTCGGCCGTGCTGCGCACCAGCGCGTCCAGGCCGGCGCGCCCGGTGATCAGGCGGTCGAAGAACCCGATCACCCGCACGGCGTTCTCGGCGTCGGCGTCGAGCCCGGACAGCCGCAGCAGCAGCCCCTTCATGCCGCCACGATAGGCGCGCCCGCCGCCGGATGGCGACCTCCGGCGTGGCAACGCCCGCCGCGTGGCGGTGGCCTGGGCGCCGTCCGGCGGCCGAAGATCGGGTCATGACCTACGCGATCGATCCCGAGCTGCTGCCCTGGCTGGACATGCTCCCGGCCGTGACCCTGTCCGACTACGACTCCCTGGTCGCCGCGCGCTCCGCGATGGGGCAGCTGGGAGAGGTCCTGCCGGCCTACGAGCCGGCGAGCCCGGTCGACGTCCGTGACACGACGGTGCCGGGGCCGTCGGACGCGCCGGACGTCCCGGTGCGCGTCTACGCCCCGGCGAACCGCACCGGCGCGGTGCCCGGCCTGCTCTACATCCACGGCGGCGGGTTCGTCCTCGGCGACCTGGACATGTTCCACGCGTCCCTGCTCCGGCTGGTCGACGAGCTGGGCATCGTGATCGTGTCGGTCGACTACCGGCTGGCGCCCGAGCACCCGTTCCCGGCTCCGGTCGAGGACTGCTACGCGGCTTTGCAGTGGGTCGAGGCGAAGGCGGCGGAGCTGGGCATCGACCCGGCCCGGCTCGGCGTGGGCGGCGAAAGCGCGGGTGGTGGCCTCTCGGCGGCGGTGGCGCTGCTGGCCCGCGACCGCGGCGGACCGGCGTTGTGCTTCCAGTACCTCGGGATCCCGGAGCTGGACGACCGCCTGGACACGTCGTCGATGCGCGCCTACACCGACACCCCGCTGTGGAACCAGCCGAACGCGGTGTTCAGCTGGACCAGCTACCTCGGGACCGAACCCGGCGGCGGCGACGTCTCGCCCTACGCCGCACCGGCCCGGGCGGCGGACCTGGCCGGGTTGCCGCCCACCTTCGTCACGACCTGCCAGTTCGACCCGTTGCGGGACGAGGGAATCCAGTACGCGCAACGCCTCGCGCACGCGGGCGTGGCGACCGAGCTGCGGCACTACCCGGGCACGTTCCACGGGTCGGGGATGGTGGCGACGGCGGAGATCTCCCGCCGGATGTTCGCCGAGGAGGTCGAAGCGCTGCGCCGCGGGCTGCGCGTCTGAGCTAGCCGCGGGGAAGCCCGCTCGCCAGGGCTTTCCCGAACGCGACAGCCGTGTCGCAGGCCCCACCGCCCGTCTTCGACGCGAAGATCCGGACGTGCTCGGACTCCTGCGCGTCGAGCGGGCGGTGGTTCCACGTCAGCGCGCAGCTCTCGCCGGTTTGGTGGCGGGTGCCGGTCACCCCGCCGAGGTCGACCGGGGTGCCGGTGTCCGGCACCGAGGTCGGCGTCTTCTCGAAGGTCAGCTGCAGGGACGTCGTCGCGGTCCACTCGCACTCGCGCAGGCGGTTCAGCTTGGTCTCGCGGACCGGCCCGAGCGCCTGCGCGACCGCGGCCCGGTCGAGCACGGCGCACGGGTCCAGCGCGAGCAGCGTCCCGGGCGCCAGGGCGTAGCCGTTGCCGCCGCCGTGGAGCCGCTCCAGGACCTTGCCCAGCGTGGCCTTCGCCAGGGCGCACGTGTCGGCGAGCGCGGTCACGCCGAGCTCCGGCTGCGCAGGCACCTGGACGCTCGCGTCGCAGGTGCTGCCGCCGATCTCGGTGAAGAGCACCTGCCTGCCGTCGAGGTCTTCGGTGGGGCGGCCGCCTTCGACGTAGATCTGGTCGCCGAGCTTGACCGTGATCTTCCCGCCCGAACGGGACTCGTAGGTGCAGCGATCGAGGTGACCGGTGTCCGGGTCGGCCCGGAGCTTGCCCGCGTCCGGGACGGTGACGTCGTCGAGCACCCGGCACGGATCGGCGCGGCGCAGGGTGTCCAGGCTCGTCGGGTCGAGGTTCGCGCCGGCCGTCGGCGGGTCCGCGTCCGCCTTGGCCACCGCCAGGGCGATCAGGCTGCCCGCGGCGAGTGCGCACACGGCGGCCAGTGCGGTGACGACCGGCAGCCGGCGACGGCGTTTCGGCGGCGCGGAGGGCGGGGGAGGGGCCGGCCAGGACAGCGCGGTGCGAACCGCCGCGTCCTGGGTCGCGATCAGGTCGTGCACCGCCGGCGGCCACGGGCGGGTGCCGGGCGGGACCGGGCCGAGGAAGTCGAGGATCCGCTGCGGCGTCGGCCGCCGCGCCGGGTCCTTCGCCAGGCACGGCTCGACGAGCGCGCGGATCTCGGGTGGCACGGCGGCCAGGTCGGGGACGGCGTGGACGACGTTGTAGAGCATCTGCGCCGTCGTCGAGCCGGCGAACGGACCGCGTCCGGTCGCCGCCATCACCAGCAGGCCGCCGAGGGAGAAGACGTCGCTCGCCGGGGTCAGCGGACGGCTTTCGGCCTGTTCGGGCGACATGAACGCGGGGGAGCCGACGATGCCGCCGGTGCCGGTGAGGTCCGAGCCGCCCTCGGCGGCGCGGGCGATGCCGAAGTCGATCACGCGCGGGCCGTCGCCGGTCAGCAGGACGTTGCCGGGCTTGAGATCCCGGTGGATCAGGCCGACGCGGTGGATCTCGATCAGCGCGGTCGCGAGGCCGACCGCGAGCCGGCGCACCGCGTCGACCGGCAGTGGCCCGGTGGCTTCGACGGCCTCCTTCAACGACGGCCCGGTGACGAACACCGAAGCCAGCCAAGGGGTTTCGGCGTCCGGGTCGGCGTCCATGACCGCGGCGGTGAAGGCGCCGGAAACCCGTTGCGACGCCTGGACTTCCTGCCGGAACCGGGTGCGGAAGCGGGCGTTGTGCGCGAACTCCGGGTGGACCTGCTTGAGCGCGACGAGCCGGCCGTCGGGTGCCACGCCGAGCAGGACGCGGCCCATGCCGCCCTCGCCGAGCGCGGCGACCAGGCGGTACTTCCCGGCGTGCCGGGCGTCGCCGGCTTCGAGTGGCTTCACGGTTTCGGCAATCCGGGCCGGAGCGCCTGGGCGAAGTCCTGCGCCTGGCGGCAGATCTCGGCGTCGGGGAGCGTGCTGGCGGAAGTGCGGTAGCTGACGACGACGTTCTCCGAGGAGTCTTCTTCGAGCGGACGGTGCTGCCAGGTCAGGCTGCAGAACCCGGTCGCGGGGTTGGACCGTTTGGTGGCGAGGTACGCGGTGACGCCGCCGAGGTCGACGGTCCCGGTCGAGTCGTAGTAGGAGTCCTTCGACTGCACGGGCCGGGTGCCGCGTTCGAGCGACACGGCGACCTCGCCGCCGACCTGCCAGTGGCATTCGTGCAGCCCGGTGGGTGCGACCTTGGTGACCGGGCCGACGATCCGTTGCGCGGTGGCGGTGTCGACCAGGCCGCACGGGTCGACCGGCGCGAGTCCTCCCGGCGCGGCGGGCGAACCGGCGCGCCCGGCGCGGAGGCGTTTCACGGCTTCGGTGAGCGCGGCCTTCGCCGCGTCGCAGGGCTTGGCGAACGGCTTGGCCGCTTGACTGGCTTCGACGCCGATCGTCGCGTCCGGCCGGTCGACGACCGGCACGGACGCGGTGCAGCCGCCCGCCGTGTCGTCGACGCTCAGCGGGAGGCCGTCGAGCTCGCCGGCGGCCGTGCCCTTGGCGGTCACCGGGCCGCCGACGGTCAGCTCCAGCCACTGGCCCTGCGGGGTGTCGTAGACGCACTCGAAGAAGTGCACGTCGATCTCGGGGGTGAGCTTTCCGGTCCCGGGTACCGACGGCAGCACCTGGCACAGGTCGGCGCCGCGCAGCCTGTCGGGGCCCAGCGGGTCCGGGTTCGGCGCGGGCTTCGTCGTGACCGGCGCGGGGGTGCTCGCCGGGGCGGCGGTCGCGGCGCCGTCGTCGCCGCTGGTCAGGGTGACCGCGGTGATCGCGCCGGCCACGACGACCACGGCTGCGGCGGCGGCGAGCGCGATCCGGCGACCCCGGCGCCCGGGCTTCTTCGTCAGCACGGCAGCCACCTCGGCCTGGCGGCGCGCGATGAGCGCGTGCACGGCCGGCGGCCAGGGACGCTGGACCGGCGGCAGGGGGCCGAGGAGCTCCAGGACCTGAGCGGGCGTCGGCCGGCGGGCGGGGTCCTTGGCGAGGCAGGGCTCGGCGACGGCACGGACCTCGGGCGGCAGGAAGCGCAGGTCCGGGTGCGTGTGGACGACGTTGTAGAGCGACTGCGGGCCCGACGCCCCGGCGAAGGGGCTGTGCCCGGTGGCGGCGAGCACCAGCAGGGCGCCGAGGGAGAAGACGTCGCTCGCCGGGGTCAGCGGCCGCCCGTCGGCCTGCTCCGGCGACATGAACGCCGGCGAGCCGAGGATGACGCCGGTGTGGGTCAGGTCGGTGCCGCCCTCGGCGGCGCGGGCGATGCCGAAGTCGATGACGCGCGGGCCGTCGTCGGCGAGCAGGACGTTGGCGGGCTTGAGATCCCGGTGCACGAGCCCGGCCCGGTGGATGCCGGCGAGCGCCGACGCCAGCCCGGCGGCGAGGTGCCGCACGGCGGCCGCCGGCAGCGGCCCGGTCGCGTCGACGGCCTCCTGCAGCGAGGGCCCGGCGACGAAGACCGACGCGAGCCACGGAGTCGGCGCGTGCGGGTCGGCGTCCATCACGGCGGCG
This genomic window from Amycolatopsis mongoliensis contains:
- a CDS encoding cupin domain-containing protein codes for the protein MTGDPAETNPELYRVVLENERVRILEYRDRPGDRTAPHRHPDTVMVTLTAFSRRISAGGREVRVDLTAGEARWVAAQEHSGENVGATPTHAFFIELKEPGGEPPGTALGPGLPA
- a CDS encoding MFS transporter, producing MSVTLAPARLRMSHGLGFRVVAVAFATALAFSTVPTPLYALYQQREGFPAFLVTVVFAAYAVGVMLSLYLAGHVSDWLGRRRVLVAGLLAEALSAALFLLWPEVPGLIVARLVSGAGIGAITATATAHLSELRPRARPGLAATVVNAGGLALGPLAGGLFARFAGRPLHTPFAVFLVVLLLAAIAVSLVPETVERREERPAYRPQRLSLPRTARSEFAGAAIGVFAAFALSGLFMALAPALLAHELHEPSPLLAGLAPFTMLGSAALAQIGLARLGTRPQLRAGYALMGTGLVLLATSAFAGSLPLFFGASALAGAGFGLGFRASVAAVAALADDLTRGEVLAALFLAAYAGLVLPVLLIGLAMLVASGAVVLAGFAALELVLLTWSARRTLGRA
- a CDS encoding AfsR/SARP family transcriptional regulator, with translation MVGNTTGGVDLGVLGPFEVRIGGAPQDVGGPRLRTLLAVLAAEAGRVVSVTALGRALWGERLPDHADRTVRTYLSRLRGSVDPGLILTRSPGYVLRLAPEALDAARFEQLAGEGRRALAAGEPGVAREHLGAALALWRGNAYEEFDGVETLKAEGMRLERLRHNAVQDRIDADLATGEDTGLIAELEALTAAFPGHERLWAQLMTALYRAGRQGDALEAFRRARHGLITASGVEPSPVLAQVHRQVLAHDPGLLPARPATVVTAPDDALAAGEHALLEDGDLRTGREHFETAYRRAERAGDADALARAALGLGGVWVHEHRTAAASELLLTRLRHALAEVDPASTLARRLRTRLAGEEDYRAVTHDRILAAVEETRDAGDPVAHAEALSLAHHCLLGPDHPARRHELATELVGVSGRSGRRTDLVMGVLWETVDLFLAGDPHAQRRLGELEDLLAARKHLAAGFVADAVRVMLAIRAGRFREAEQGAQACAELGQAAGDLDALGWYGAQLVAIRWFQGRLGELVPVLDGLMHSPTLSPIDNSYYAALAVAAAAAGDRRTAAGALARLCGDDLGALPRSSTWLISLCGATETAYLLDDTETAARVSGLLRPFGHLPAMASLAIACFGSVHYPLGTAALTTGDLDRAVAHLRAAVRHNLALAHWPAVVFSRRRHAEALVRRGASGDAATAEGELAAAVEEARTFGESAR
- a CDS encoding TetR/AcrR family transcriptional regulator, whose product is MEVPYESTGRRRQKGRTRAALVEAAHELLARGGAPTVEEAASAAGISRTTAYRYFPNQRALLLAAYPEIEDGAGLLPADAPADPAARLELVMREFLRFTVRWEPQLRAQLRLSLEPGAEQPALRGGRAIRWIEEALAPLAETHPRVDVHGLAVAIRSATGIESLVWLTDIGGLDRDRATEVLAASARAILRAALDPR
- a CDS encoding LysR family transcriptional regulator; protein product: METRQLEYFVAVAEELSFTRAAQRMFAVQSTVSAAVRALETELGTRLFDRSTRRVALSAAGAAFLPEAKSAIEALERARATVQEASEGLRGSLRIGTLTSVGGVNLPELLGAFHRRYPRVDIHVTVSLTGSTGLAEEVRQGRLDVAVVGLPESDLGGLDVLRVDTRPFVVLLPGAHPLAGRRSVRLADLAGESFIDTPRGFGNRVAMDRAFDALGSPRRVTVEVADLRTVPGYVAAGLGVAVVPDTPAPAGSDIAVRPLSGAGLDWPLNVVTSGAKPPSRALRTLLDLMAGAADI
- a CDS encoding universal stress protein, with translation MTAAATPPIVTGVDGSAESLDAVRWAARTACLRDAPLEIVHALDVPALLAGGVVPPPEEMVDALRARGRRALRTARELAAAQGVPAAATRLDPDRAAQALIGASRAAALLVVGSAGHGRLTSLLAGSVAAAVGTHAHCDTVVVRGDSWDEPGAGELPVVTGIDGSEAGTRVLAAALAEARARNAPLVVLHAWTDAPPPRPDPRCVTEAGRRLLGERLHDHDLGDVAVEQVVVRAHPRRELIDRSEAAQLVVLGDRGRGGFPGLLLGSTGQALLHHAACPVLLVRTTP